DNA from Mycobacterium sp. SMC-8:
CGATCATCACCGTGGTCAACAAGTGGGACCGTCCGGGCCGCCATGCGCTGGAGCTGATGGACGAGATCCAGTCGGAGATCGGGTTGCGGCCGACACCACTGACGTGGCCGGTCGGCATCGCCGGCGATTTCAAGGGCGTACTCGACCGCCGCACTGGGAAGTTCATCCGCTTCACCCGCACCGCCGGTGGCGCGACCGCCGCCCCCGAGGAGCACATCGACCCGTCGAAGGCGCATGACGCGGCCGGGGTGGACTGGGACACCGCGGTCGAGGAGTCGGAGCTGTTGAGCGCCGACGGCGCCGACTTCGATCCGGAGACGTTCCTCGACTGCACCTCGACGCCGGTGCTGTTCACTTCCGCGGCACTGAATTTCGGAGTGAACCAGCTTCTCGACGTGCTCGCCCAGCTGGCGCCGCCGCCGAGCGGGCAGCTCGACGTCGACGGCAACCGGCGCGACGCGGCGGCGCCGTTCAGCGCGTTCGTGTTCAAGGTGCAGGCGGGCATGGATTCCGCGCACCGCGACCGCATCGCCTATGCCCGGGTGTGCTCGGGCACGTTCGAACGCGGCGACGTCCTGACCCACGCGTCCACCGGCAAGCCGTTCGTGACCAAGTACGCCCAGTCGGTCTTCGGCCGGGAGCGGTCGACTCTCGACACCGCGTGGCCGGGTGACGTGATCGGGCTGGCCAACGCCGCCGCGCTGCGGCCGGGTGACACGCTCTACCAGGACGTCGCGGTGCAATACCCTCCGATCCCGAGCTTTTCGCCTGAACACTTCTCCGTCGCGCGGGGCACCGACCCGAGCAAGCACAAGCAGTTCCGCAAAGGCATCGAGCAGCTCGACCAGGAAGGCGTCGTCCAGGTGCTGCGCTCGGACCGGCGCGGCGACCAGGCACCCGTTCTGGCGGCCGTCGGGCCGATGCAGTTCGAGGTGGCCGCCCACCGGATGGCGTCGGAGTTCAGCGCCCCGATCGCACTCGAAGCCCTGCCCTATACGGTGGCCCGCATCTGCGAACCCGAGGACGCCGAAGCGCTGGGCAAGATGGCCGCGGTGGAGGTCTTCACCCGCACCGACGGCGTCATGCTCGTGGTGTTCTCCACGAGGTGGCGGTTGGAGACGGTGCAGCGGGAGAACCCCACCATGCAGTTGCGGGAACTGGTCGCGGCGGGCCAGTAGGAACAAGCTCGCCAAGGTTGGCACGGTCGCAGCCAAAGCCGCCACGTATGTGGGCCTTATGCACGCCAGATCGCTGAAATTCGTACATAACACCCACATTCGCGGCCACGCCGACGTTGACCGACGTCACCGGTGATCAGTCGACGTCGACCCAGTCCAGGGTGCGCTGCACGGCTTTGCGCCAACCCGCGTAGCCGTCTTCGCGCTGTTCGCCCGACCAGTCGGGTGACCAGCGTTTGCCCTCCTGCCAGTTGGCGCGCAGATCGTCCGGGCCGTCCCAGAATCCGGCGGCCAGTCCCGCAGCGTACGCGGCGCCGAGCGCAGTGGTCTCGGCGACGACGGGCTTGACGACGTCGACGCCGAGCACGTCGGCCTGGATCTGCATACACAGGTCGTTGGCGGTGATGCCGCCGTCGACCTTCAGCACCTCAAGGCGCACACCGGAATCGGCGGCCATCGCATCGACGACGTCGCGGCTCTGGTAACAGATCGCCTCCAACGTCGCCCGCGCCACGTGGGCGTTGGTGTTGAACCGGGACAGTCCGACGATCGCCCCGCGCGCATCCGAGCGCCAGTACGGGGCGAACAGGCCGGAGAACGCCGGCACGAAGTACACCCCGCCGTTGTCCTCGACCTGACGGGCCAGCGCCTCGCTCTGTGACGCGCCGCTGATGATGCCCAGCTGGTCGCGCAGCCACTGCACCGCCGAGCCCGTCACCGCAATCGAACCCTCAAGGGCGTAAACGGGTTTCGCGTCACCGAACTGGTAACACACCGTGGTCAGCAGTCCGTTCTTCGACCGCACGATGTCCTCGCCGGTGTTCAGCAGCAGGAAATTGCCTGTGCCGTAAGTGTTTTTCGCCTCTCCGACGGACAGGCAGACCTGCCCCACCATGGCGGCCTGCTGATCGCCGAGGATCCCGGTGACCGGGATTTCGCCGTCGGCGGGCCCGGTCTCGACGGTGACCCCGTATGGCTGCGGAGACGACGACGGCCGGATCTCGGGCAGCATCTGGCGCGGGATCCCGAAGAACCCGAGCAGTTCGTCGTCCCAGTCCAGGGTCTCCAGATTCATCAGCATGGTGCGGCTGGCGTTCGTGACGTCGGTGACGTGCACCCCGCCGCGATGCCCGCCGGTCAGATTCCACAGCACCCAGGTGTCGGTGGTGCCGAAGAGCGCGTCACCCTTCTCGGCGTCGGCGCGCAGACCGTCGACGTTCTCCAGCAGCCACTGCAGCTTGCCGCCGGAGAAATAGGTGGCCGGTGGCAACCCGGCCTTCTGCCGGATCACGTCACCGCGACCGTCACGGTCGAGTGCGGACGCGATCCGGTCGGTGCGGGTGTCCTGCCAGACGATCGCGTTGTAGTACGGCCGGCCGGTGTGCCGGTTCCACACCAGCGACGTCTCGCGCTGGTTGGTGATGCCCAGCGCCACCAGGTCGGTGGTGGCGAGCTTGGTCTTGTTCAGCGCCGTCGCCAGCACTGAGCCGGTGCGCTCCCAGATCTCGACGGGATTGTGCTCGACCCAGCCCGCCCTGGGCAGGATCTGTTCGTGTTCGAGCTGGTGACGGCCCACCTCGGCGCCGTCATGGTCGAAGATCATGCAGCGGGTGCTGGTGGTGCCCTGGTCGATTGCAGCGACGAAGTCGGCCATTCGTCCATGATGGACTACGTGAACACACGGGCCGTGCAATCGGCGGCAGACATCGGCTCCATGCCGCGCGGTGGGCCGGATGCGTCCTGCCTGGACCGCCTGCTGGAAACCGACCGTCGCGAATACCTGGACCGGGACTCAGCCGGAGATGCTGGGCTCGAGCGGACCAAGCGCAGCGTGATCCGGGCCCTGGACTGGACCGGGGAGCTGTTCGGCAACCACGACAAGTTCGCGAAGCTGGCGCTCGACGAGGTCGCCGACGTGGCCGACCCCGCAATTCTGGAGCTCGGCGCAGGGCACGGCGGGCTGTCCCGCAAGCTGCTGGAGTGGCACCCCACGGCCCGGCTCACCGTGACCGACGTCGAGCCGGCGTCCGTCGCGGCGATCGCGGCCGGGGACCTCGGGGCCCATCCGCGGGCGACGGTCCGGCAGATGGACGCGACGGCGCTGGACGCGGCCGACGGCAAGTTCGACCTGGCGGTGTTCGCGTTGTCGTTCCACCATCTGCCGCCGAAGGCCGCGGCCCGGGTGATCGCCGAGGGCACCCGCGCGGCGCACAAGCTGCTCATCATCGATCTGCCTCGCCCGCCGGCGCCGCTGCATCTGCTGCGGTTGGCGACGATGCTGCCGTGGGCGCCGCTGGTGCCGTTCGTGCACGACGGGGTGATCAGCTCGTTGCGCGCCTACAGTCCGTCGGCGCTGCGCGCGCTGGCCGCCTGCGCCGACCCGCCGGTGCACCTGGAGTTGCGTGGCGGGTTGCTCAGTCCTCAGGTCGCGGTGGCGTGGCGCCGATAGTCTTGGGTCCGTGGGCGAGGAACTGAAGCAGACGGAGTTCAGTCGCGCGCACCGCCGCGAGTACCGCCGCAAGGTGCAGCTGTGCCTCGACGTTTTCGAGACGATGCTGGCTCAGTCCAGCTTCGACTTCGAGAAGCCGCTGACGGGTATGGAGATCGAATGCAACCTGGTCGACTCCGCATATCAACCCGCGATGAACAACTCCGAAGTGCTCGAGGCGATCGCCGATCCCGCGTATCAGACTGAACTGGGCGCCTACAACATCGAGTTCAACGTGCCCCCGCGCCGGCTTCCGGGCCGCGCGGCCCTCGACCTCGAAGCCGACGTGCGCGCCAGCCTGAACGCCGCGGAATCCAAGGCCAACACCGACGGTTCGCACATCGTGATGATCGGCATCCTGCCGACGCTGATGCCGGAGCATCTGTCGGGAAGCTGGATGAGCGAGTCCACCCGCTACCAGGCGCTCAACGACTCGATCTTCACCGCGCGCGGCGAAGACATCATGATCGACATCGCCGGCCCGGAGCGGCTGAGCCTGCAGACCGCCACCATCGCCCCGGAATCCGCCTGCACCAGCATGCAATTGCACCTGCAGGTGTCGCCCGCCGACTTCGCCGCCAACTGGAACGCCGCGCAGGTGCTGGCCGGCCCCCAGCTCGCGCTGGGCGCGAACTCGCCGTTCTTCTTCGGCCACCACCTGTGGGCAGAGACCCGCATCGAGCTGTTCACCCAGGCCACCGACACCCGCCCCGACGAACTCAAGACCCAGGGGGTGCGACCTCGCGTCTGGTTCGGGGAACGCTGGATCACGTCGATCTTCGACCTGTTCGAGGAGAACGTGCGCTACTTCCCGTCGCTGCTGCCCGAACTCTCCGACGAGGACCCGGTCGCCGAACTGGCCGCCGGCCGCACGCCGAAGCTGTCGGAGCTGCGCCTGCACAACGGCACGATCTACCGGTGGAACCGGCCCGTCTACGACATCGTGAACGGGCGCCCGCACCTGCGGGTGGAGAACAGGGTGCTGCCCGCGGGACCGACGGTGCTCGACATGATGGCCAACGCGGCCTTCTACTACGGGGCGCTGCGGACGTTGTCCGAGGAGGACCGTCCGCTGTGGACGAAGGTGAGTTTCGCTGCCGCAGAGGCGAATTTCGTCGCCGCCGCCCACCAGGGGATGGACGCTCGGCTGTACTGGCCCGGGGTCGGAGAGGTGACCCCGGACGAGTTGATCCTGCGGCAGCTGCTGCCGATGGCCGACGAAGGACTGCGCCGGTGGGAGGTCGCCGCCGACGTGCGCGACCGCTACCTCGGTGTGATCGAGGGCCGCGCCAAGACCGGACGCAACGGGGCGGCATGGCAATCCAGTACCGTCACCGCGCTGCAGGACCGGGGCATGAGCCGCCCGGACGCGCTGGCCGAGATGCTGCGGTTGTACTGCGAGCGCATGCACACCAACGAACCGGTGCACACCTGGGATCTGCCGGCCTGACGCGGCGAGGGTAGGTTGGCGGACATGGCCGACGTCATGGACTGGGACGGCGTATACCGGGGCGAAGCCGACTTCGACGGTGAGCCGCCGTGGAACATCGGCGAACCGCAGCCCGAGCTGGCCGCGCTGTGGCGCGACGGCAAGTTTCGCAGCGAGGTGCTCGACGCCGGTTGCGGCCACGCGGAACTGTCCCTGGCACTGGCCGCCGACGGCTACACGGTGACCGGGATCGACATCAGCCCGACGGCGGTCGCCGCGGCCACCGCGGCGGCCGCCGAGCGTGGGTTGTCGGAACGGGCGTCGTTCGTCGCCGCCGACATCACCGCGCTGAGCGGATTCGACGGCCGGTTCGCCACGGTGGTGGACAGCACACTGTTTCACTCTCTGCCGGTCGAGTCCCGCGACGCCTACCTGCAGTCGGTGCACCGGGCCGCCGCACCCGGGGCGGGCTTCTTCGTGCTGGTCTTCGCCAAGGGCGCGTTCCCGGCGGAGATGGAAGGTGGCCCCAACGAGGTCACCGAACTCGAACTGCGCGAGGCGGTTTCCCGGTACTGGGTCATCGACGACATCCGGCCATCGCTGATCCACACGAACGTGCCGAAACTTCCCGGCATGCCGCCCCCGCCGCTGGATATGCTCGACGAGCACGGTCGGCTGCGGATGCAGGCGTTCGTGCTGTCGGCCCACAAAGACGGCTAGACACCCAGGTCCCGGCGGAAGCCGTCCGGGATCACAAGGTCGGCCGGGGTCAGCTCATGGATCGAGGACAGCCCGAGACCCAGCAGCGCCGAGTCGATTCCGCCACGCAGGATGTCGAGGACATTCTCGACGCCGGCCTGCCCTCCCGTTGCCAGGCCCCACAGGTATGCGCGGCCGATCATCACGGCGCGGGCGCCGAGCGCGACGGCCTTGACGACGTCACTGCCGCGCCGGATCCCACCGTCGAGCACAATCTCGATCTGGTCACCGACAGCGGTGGCGATGGCCGGTAGGGCACGGACCGGAGCCGGGGTGCCGTCGAGGTTGTTGCCGCCGTGATTGGACACCGAGATCGCGGTGACGCCGGCATCGACGGCGCGCCGGGCGTCGTCGACGCGCATGACCCCCTTCAGCATGAACGGGCCGCCCCACTGCTCCCGCAGCCAGGCGATGTCCTCCCAGGTGGGCAGCGGCGTCTGCATCCATTCGCCGTATGCGCCGAAGAACGTCGGGGCGGTGCCGCCGTCGGCCAGGTTCGGGGCGGTGAGGTCCGGCACGCGTCCGGACCTGGCGAAGTCGAGGAGCCACCGCGGCCGCCGCACCGCCTCGGGCGCGAAGCGCAGCATCGCCTTGAGGTCCATCTTCTCCGGTATGGCCGGACTGCCCCAGTCCCGGCCGTTGGAGAAGGACCAGTCGGTGGTGATGATCAGGCCGACGGCGCCGGCTCGGCGCGCCCGCTCCATCCGGCCGACCAGCTTGTCCCGGCTACCGGTCCAGTACATCTGGAAGAATGTCTGCGGATTGGCCGCGGCGACCTCTTCGATCGGCTTGCTGGCGAACGAGGACAGACCGATCGCGGTGCCGCGGGCCGCGGCGGCGCGCGCCACCGCGAC
Protein-coding regions in this window:
- a CDS encoding peptide chain release factor 3; translated protein: MTNSTEAATAAGPRSDRVSTEARRRRTFAVISHPDAGKSTLTEALVLHAKAITEAGAIHGKAGRRATVSDWMEMEKARGISITSTALQFPYITHAGDTCVINLLDTPGHADFSEDTYRVLTAVDSAVMLIDAAKGLEPQTLKLFQVCRHRRIPIITVVNKWDRPGRHALELMDEIQSEIGLRPTPLTWPVGIAGDFKGVLDRRTGKFIRFTRTAGGATAAPEEHIDPSKAHDAAGVDWDTAVEESELLSADGADFDPETFLDCTSTPVLFTSAALNFGVNQLLDVLAQLAPPPSGQLDVDGNRRDAAAPFSAFVFKVQAGMDSAHRDRIAYARVCSGTFERGDVLTHASTGKPFVTKYAQSVFGRERSTLDTAWPGDVIGLANAAALRPGDTLYQDVAVQYPPIPSFSPEHFSVARGTDPSKHKQFRKGIEQLDQEGVVQVLRSDRRGDQAPVLAAVGPMQFEVAAHRMASEFSAPIALEALPYTVARICEPEDAEALGKMAAVEVFTRTDGVMLVVFSTRWRLETVQRENPTMQLRELVAAGQ
- the glpK gene encoding glycerol kinase GlpK, which translates into the protein MADFVAAIDQGTTSTRCMIFDHDGAEVGRHQLEHEQILPRAGWVEHNPVEIWERTGSVLATALNKTKLATTDLVALGITNQRETSLVWNRHTGRPYYNAIVWQDTRTDRIASALDRDGRGDVIRQKAGLPPATYFSGGKLQWLLENVDGLRADAEKGDALFGTTDTWVLWNLTGGHRGGVHVTDVTNASRTMLMNLETLDWDDELLGFFGIPRQMLPEIRPSSSPQPYGVTVETGPADGEIPVTGILGDQQAAMVGQVCLSVGEAKNTYGTGNFLLLNTGEDIVRSKNGLLTTVCYQFGDAKPVYALEGSIAVTGSAVQWLRDQLGIISGASQSEALARQVEDNGGVYFVPAFSGLFAPYWRSDARGAIVGLSRFNTNAHVARATLEAICYQSRDVVDAMAADSGVRLEVLKVDGGITANDLCMQIQADVLGVDVVKPVVAETTALGAAYAAGLAAGFWDGPDDLRANWQEGKRWSPDWSGEQREDGYAGWRKAVQRTLDWVDVD
- a CDS encoding class I SAM-dependent methyltransferase, with the protein product MPRGGPDASCLDRLLETDRREYLDRDSAGDAGLERTKRSVIRALDWTGELFGNHDKFAKLALDEVADVADPAILELGAGHGGLSRKLLEWHPTARLTVTDVEPASVAAIAAGDLGAHPRATVRQMDATALDAADGKFDLAVFALSFHHLPPKAAARVIAEGTRAAHKLLIIDLPRPPAPLHLLRLATMLPWAPLVPFVHDGVISSLRAYSPSALRALAACADPPVHLELRGGLLSPQVAVAWRR
- a CDS encoding glutamate--cysteine ligase, yielding MGEELKQTEFSRAHRREYRRKVQLCLDVFETMLAQSSFDFEKPLTGMEIECNLVDSAYQPAMNNSEVLEAIADPAYQTELGAYNIEFNVPPRRLPGRAALDLEADVRASLNAAESKANTDGSHIVMIGILPTLMPEHLSGSWMSESTRYQALNDSIFTARGEDIMIDIAGPERLSLQTATIAPESACTSMQLHLQVSPADFAANWNAAQVLAGPQLALGANSPFFFGHHLWAETRIELFTQATDTRPDELKTQGVRPRVWFGERWITSIFDLFEENVRYFPSLLPELSDEDPVAELAAGRTPKLSELRLHNGTIYRWNRPVYDIVNGRPHLRVENRVLPAGPTVLDMMANAAFYYGALRTLSEEDRPLWTKVSFAAAEANFVAAAHQGMDARLYWPGVGEVTPDELILRQLLPMADEGLRRWEVAADVRDRYLGVIEGRAKTGRNGAAWQSSTVTALQDRGMSRPDALAEMLRLYCERMHTNEPVHTWDLPA
- a CDS encoding class I SAM-dependent methyltransferase, with amino-acid sequence MADVMDWDGVYRGEADFDGEPPWNIGEPQPELAALWRDGKFRSEVLDAGCGHAELSLALAADGYTVTGIDISPTAVAAATAAAAERGLSERASFVAADITALSGFDGRFATVVDSTLFHSLPVESRDAYLQSVHRAAAPGAGFFVLVFAKGAFPAEMEGGPNEVTELELREAVSRYWVIDDIRPSLIHTNVPKLPGMPPPPLDMLDEHGRLRMQAFVLSAHKDG
- the mftD gene encoding pre-mycofactocin synthase MftD (MftD, an enzyme found in the mycofactocin biosynthesis locus, performs an oxidative deamination of 3-amino-5-[(p-hydroxyphenyl)methyl]-4,4-dimethyl-2-pyrrolidinone (AHDP). The resulting compound, now called pre-mycofactocin (PMFT), is a biologically active redox cofactor that can oxidize the non-exchangeable NADH of TIGR03971 family SDR-type oxidoreductases.), giving the protein MAATGWFETVAEAQRRAQKRLPASVYSALVAGSEKGVTVGDNLSAFSELGFAPHVAGLSGKRDQATTVMGQDISLPVLISPTGVQAVHPDGEVAVARAAAARGTAIGLSSFASKPIEEVAAANPQTFFQMYWTGSRDKLVGRMERARRAGAVGLIITTDWSFSNGRDWGSPAIPEKMDLKAMLRFAPEAVRRPRWLLDFARSGRVPDLTAPNLADGGTAPTFFGAYGEWMQTPLPTWEDIAWLREQWGGPFMLKGVMRVDDARRAVDAGVTAISVSNHGGNNLDGTPAPVRALPAIATAVGDQIEIVLDGGIRRGSDVVKAVALGARAVMIGRAYLWGLATGGQAGVENVLDILRGGIDSALLGLGLSSIHELTPADLVIPDGFRRDLGV